One window from the genome of Streptomyces sp. WZ-12 encodes:
- the fabI gene encoding enoyl-ACP reductase FabI, protein MSGLLDGKRLLITGVITERSIAYAVARLAQQQGARIVLTAYGRPTLVARLARRLPVEPPVVELDVTDQEQLDGLADRVGAHLDGLDGVLHSVAQAPPSCLDGGFLTAPWNDVAGALHTSTYSLVALARACRPLLRPGSAVVGLDFDASRAWPGYDWMGVAKAGLEACTRYLARELGGHGVRANLVAAGPLRTLAANGIGGDGPSFEEEWAARAPLGWDPKDAEPVARTCLALLSDWLPATTGEIVHADGGHHAIGA, encoded by the coding sequence ATGAGTGGGCTGCTCGACGGGAAGCGACTGCTGATCACCGGGGTGATCACGGAGCGCTCGATCGCCTACGCCGTGGCCCGGCTCGCCCAACAACAGGGCGCCCGGATCGTGTTGACCGCATACGGCCGGCCCACCCTGGTCGCCCGGCTCGCCCGGCGCCTGCCGGTCGAGCCCCCCGTCGTGGAACTGGACGTGACCGACCAGGAACAGTTGGACGGCCTCGCCGACCGGGTCGGCGCCCACCTCGACGGCCTCGACGGCGTCCTGCACTCCGTCGCCCAGGCGCCCCCCTCCTGCCTCGACGGCGGCTTCCTGACCGCCCCCTGGAACGACGTCGCCGGCGCCCTGCACACCTCCACCTACTCCCTGGTGGCGCTGGCCCGCGCCTGCCGCCCGCTGCTGCGCCCCGGCTCCGCCGTCGTCGGCCTGGACTTCGACGCCTCCCGCGCCTGGCCCGGATACGACTGGATGGGCGTCGCCAAGGCGGGACTTGAGGCGTGCACCCGCTACCTGGCGCGCGAGCTCGGCGGCCACGGCGTCCGGGCCAACCTGGTCGCCGCGGGGCCGCTGCGCACCCTGGCCGCCAACGGCATCGGCGGGGACGGCCCGTCGTTCGAGGAGGAGTGGGCCGCCCGCGCCCCGCTCGGCTGGGACCCCAAGGACGCCGAACCGGTCGCCCGCACCTGCCTGGCGCTGCTCTCGGACTGGCTGCCCGCCACCACCGGCGAGATCGTGCACGCCGACGGCGGCCACCACGCGATCGGCGCCTGA
- a CDS encoding acyl carrier protein — MTREAIVGQLAEILNEVAGVVPAEVTEEKSLVEELDVDSLAMAEVIVIAEERFGIELPEEEMTDLHTVLDLVIRVEKRLAS, encoded by the coding sequence ATGACGAGAGAAGCGATCGTCGGCCAGCTCGCCGAGATCCTGAACGAGGTGGCCGGCGTGGTGCCGGCCGAGGTGACCGAGGAGAAGTCCCTGGTCGAGGAGCTCGATGTGGACTCCCTGGCGATGGCCGAGGTCATCGTCATCGCCGAGGAGCGCTTCGGGATCGAACTGCCCGAGGAGGAGATGACCGATCTGCACACCGTGCTGGACCTGGTGATCCGCGTCGAGAAGCGGCTGGCCTCCTGA
- a CDS encoding 4'-phosphopantetheinyl transferase superfamily protein yields MRSAELADGRLHICSAETRDIRRPDGLLDFLATLLHCPADGISLTRDDFGRPVSARPPADTDWPPDAGLFLAVGDDPDHRLVVLARDLPVALSVHPVPRGPLGELLLPFTPLERESLRRAPAADRARQLTRLWVRKEAVLRLAGRGGLAAVDEIDALSGAGADDGTVRLPPALTDAGGALGPVVHVRDLPVGPGWVACAATPAPARGVRLWGANASGGAAT; encoded by the coding sequence GTGCGTTCCGCCGAATTAGCCGACGGCCGGCTGCACATCTGCTCGGCGGAAACCAGGGATATTCGGCGCCCGGACGGTTTACTGGATTTCCTGGCCACATTGCTGCACTGCCCGGCGGACGGTATTTCCCTGACCCGTGACGACTTCGGGCGCCCGGTGTCCGCCCGGCCGCCCGCGGACACCGACTGGCCCCCGGACGCCGGGCTCTTCCTGGCCGTCGGCGACGACCCGGACCACCGCCTGGTGGTCCTGGCCCGCGACCTCCCGGTGGCGCTCAGCGTCCACCCCGTCCCCCGCGGCCCGCTCGGTGAACTGCTGCTCCCCTTCACCCCGTTGGAGCGCGAGAGCCTGCGCCGGGCTCCGGCCGCGGACCGGGCCCGGCAGTTGACCCGGCTCTGGGTCCGCAAGGAGGCGGTGTTGCGGCTGGCCGGGCGGGGCGGGCTGGCCGCGGTCGACGAGATCGACGCGCTCAGCGGGGCCGGGGCCGACGACGGCACCGTGCGGTTGCCGCCCGCCCTGACGGACGCCGGCGGGGCCCTGGGCCCGGTCGTGCACGTCCGGGACCTGCCGGTCGGCCCGGGATGGGTGGCCTGCGCGGCGACCCCCGCCCCGGCACGCGGCGTACGGCTCTGGGGCGCCAACGCCTCTGGTGGGGCGGCCACTTGA